The window ACGTACAATCTCGGTCAACTCCTCCCTGAAGGTGTCGAGGTGATCGATCGATTCACGCTCATCCTCGAAATCTTCGGCCAGCGCGCCCAGACGCGAAAGGCTCAGTTGCAGGTCGAACTCGCCGAATTACGCTACGAACTCCCACGGGTGGAAGCGAAGGTGAGCCTCGCAAAACGCGACGAACACCCCGGATTCATGGGGCTGGGTGAGTACGACGAGAGCCGCGAACGGGACATCAAAGCTCAGATCAGCCGGATCACGGACGAACTCGCCCAGATCGAACAGGCCGAGGAACACCGACGCGAACGTCGCCGGGATTCGGGGTTCGACCTCGTTGCCCTCGCTGGGTACACCAACGCCGGGAAATCCACGTTGCTCCGGCGACTGGCCCGCGACCTCGAGGTCGACGAGAACGAGGAACGCCACCCTGATCTCGACCCGACTGCCGAATCGCAGGACAAGCTGTTTACGACCCTCGGGACGACGACCCGACGGGCAGACATCGAACCACGAAACGTCCTCGTCACGGATACGGTCGGGTTCATCAGCAATCTCCCCCACTGGCTCGTCGAGTCGTTCAAGTCGACGCTGGATTCGGTGTATCGGGCTGATCTCGTCTTGCTCGTCGTCGACGTGAGCGAACCGGTCGAGGAGATTCACGAGAAACTGGTCACCAGCCACGACACCCTTTACGAGCGGAACGAGGCACCCATCGTCACCGTCCTCAACAAAATCGACCGGGTGAGTGAGGAGGAACTCGCCGAAAAACGCGAGGCACTCTCGGGACTGGCGCCGAATCCGGTCGCCGTGAGTGCGCGCGAAGGAAACGACGTCGACTCGCTCCTCGAGCGCATCGACGCGGAACTTCCCGACTGGGAGGAAGAACACCTGGTGTTGCCGATGACCGACGACACGATGAGTCTGGTTTCCTGGATTCACGATCACGCGACCGTCGACGACGTCACCTACGGCGACGACGACGTCGTCATCTCCTTCCAGGCGCGCCCCGCGGTGATCTCCCGGGCGCGGTCTCGAGCGAGCGAGTTGCAGGCTCCCGAGGCGTAATGAACGTGTGAGGAACCGGCGAGGAAATTGCGATCTGCACCACTGACGCGAGCGCGAACCAGGCGCTCGAGACGGAGTATATATAGATAGGGGGTCGTTCCTGGGCGAATATATTCGGGAGAGGGTGTTAGGGGGTACGGAGACGAACGTGTTCGTATGGCTCAAGCGACGCTCACCGTCACGCTCCCCGAGCGGCTGTGGGTACAGGAAGTTTCGACCGCCCACCCGGAAGCAACGTTACACGTTCTGGCTGGCGTCCCCGGCGCCGAGTCAGGGTTCGCACTGGTTCGAATCACCGGGCCGAGCGTGGCCGAGGTACTCGAGGCGATGGACGACCACAAGCAACTGACCGAAATCTCGCTCATCCAGTGGAGCGACAACGAGGCGACGGTGCACTTCGAGACGACAGCACCGCTGCTGTTGTTCTCCTCGCGGAACTCCGGGATGCCGATCGAACTACCGGTGGAAATTCAAAACGGTGAGGCGACCATCGAGGTGACGGGGTCTCGAGATCGCCTGTCACAGCTCGCCGATCAGTTCTCACAGTTCGGATTGCAGTACCGTATCGACAACCTCCAGGAACGGCTGCACGACAGTCAGTTGCTCTCGGAGCGCCAGCACGAACTCCTCGTCGCGGCGGTCGAACAGGGCTACTACGACACGCCGCGACGGTGCTCGCTCACCGAACTTGCCGAGTGCCAGAACATCGCAAAATCGACGTGCAGTGAGACGCTCCACCGAGCCGAGGAAGCCGTCATCAAGCAGTTTGTCGACAACCTCGCCAACGTAGATACCCAGTCGGGCAAGGAAAAATCGCTCGCGCAGTAACGACTGTTCGGCTGAATGTCAATCACGCACCCGACATCGGAGATCATCGGTTCTCCTGTTGACTGCTCTCGCTTTCGTCACGTCTCGATTGGTTCTCGCTCGGGGAACGACTCGAGAAACCGACGAATCATCGTACCCACCTGTACGCGCCAATCCGCAAGCAATCACAGGTTGGGACTGAGTTCATGACGAAAATACGAGGGGGTGAGACTGCGCTACGAGTCGTCGTTCGATATGAGACCCGGTCGAAAACGGTGACGCGCCGGCCGAGAAGATGACGGCGGTCATGTCCAGAACGCGCCGTTGGTGCGATGTGAGTCGACCATCCCCATCTCGATGATCGTCAAGGCGGGTGTTCGATCATCGGTACGGGGATAGCCGTTCGGAGTATATCCGAAGCCGGCATTCGATCGTTCACAGCGGATCAAACAATAGTTTGTGACGAACATAATCGGGTGGGTTCCCAGGGGTTGGAAATCACCGAGGATGACCTATCCCGTACAGTACGTATCCGTCTCCGAGGCTCTACAATGACTGGATACGACACAAGCAAGCGGCGATTTCTGCAAGCGACCGGTAGCGTTCTTGCCGTCGGCGTACTCGCCGGTTGTCTCGGCGGTGACGACGATAACGGTGGGAACGGCAACGGCGACGACAACGGCGGGAACGGCAACGGTGATGACAACGGCGGCACCGACGACGAGTACGACTTCGGCGACTGGTTCGACAACGTCGACAACTACGACGGCGTCGAGGATCACACCGGCGAAGACGAGGTGACCGTCATGAACGGCACCGGCCCGAGCGGCTACCAGTACGATCCGCCAGCGATCGTCGTCGACCCCGGTACGACCGTCGTCTGGGAGTGGACGGGCGACGGCGGCGGCCACACCGTTACCGAGGACGACGGCGAGTTCGACAGCGGCATGCTCTCCGACGCTGGCGAAACC of the Natronosalvus vescus genome contains:
- a CDS encoding helix-turn-helix domain-containing protein, with translation MAQATLTVTLPERLWVQEVSTAHPEATLHVLAGVPGAESGFALVRITGPSVAEVLEAMDDHKQLTEISLIQWSDNEATVHFETTAPLLLFSSRNSGMPIELPVEIQNGEATIEVTGSRDRLSQLADQFSQFGLQYRIDNLQERLHDSQLLSERQHELLVAAVEQGYYDTPRRCSLTELAECQNIAKSTCSETLHRAEEAVIKQFVDNLANVDTQSGKEKSLAQ
- a CDS encoding halocyanin domain-containing protein, with amino-acid sequence MTGYDTSKRRFLQATGSVLAVGVLAGCLGGDDDNGGNGNGDDNGGNGNGDDNGGTDDEYDFGDWFDNVDNYDGVEDHTGEDEVTVMNGTGPSGYQYDPPAIVVDPGTTVVWEWTGDGGGHTVTEDDGEFDSGMLSDAGETFEHTFDDEGTYRYYCEPHVNMGQKGVVVVE
- the hflX gene encoding GTPase HflX — protein: MTPDTNSDTDDDTLALVAKRVDSGVAETEEITDLARAAGYTVVGEVTQVRQADPALQIGEGKATELAETVGRTGAQTVIFDNRLGPYQTYNLGQLLPEGVEVIDRFTLILEIFGQRAQTRKAQLQVELAELRYELPRVEAKVSLAKRDEHPGFMGLGEYDESRERDIKAQISRITDELAQIEQAEEHRRERRRDSGFDLVALAGYTNAGKSTLLRRLARDLEVDENEERHPDLDPTAESQDKLFTTLGTTTRRADIEPRNVLVTDTVGFISNLPHWLVESFKSTLDSVYRADLVLLVVDVSEPVEEIHEKLVTSHDTLYERNEAPIVTVLNKIDRVSEEELAEKREALSGLAPNPVAVSAREGNDVDSLLERIDAELPDWEEEHLVLPMTDDTMSLVSWIHDHATVDDVTYGDDDVVISFQARPAVISRARSRASELQAPEA